Sequence from the Maribellus comscasis genome:
GCCAGGGTAATTTTGTATTCAAATTTTAAGCTGATTTTCATCTGTCATTTAACGACTTTTCTCTATTTTAGAAATAATTTATAAAGTTTTTTGAGTCATCGAATTTTAGTTAATATTTAAACGTATTTTTCAAAGAAAAGTTTTTATCTGATACAGAGTGTTTTCTAATAAATTTGAAGCGTCCGGTCAGGCTCATTTCCAAAGCCGTTAATTATGATATTATTATTTTCAATTTTTACAATGGCAAATGAATTTGTATTTTCTGTTTCTACCATTCCTGTTAGATTTAAAAAGTGTATTCCTTCCCAAAGCATGTAATTCCCCGCATGATTATGTCCGTTCATCCAACATTTTACACATTTATATTTTTGGAGGATAGCTAAAACTTCCTCCGAATTCCAAAGCGTATGCGCTTCCAGTGGCAGTAGTGGATAGTGGCAAAATAAAATCACTTTTTGATTCTTTGTCTGTGCCTCCTCAAGTTGACTTTCCATCCAGACAAGCTGTTCGTCGCCGATTCCACCGTTCCAATCAAACGAATTGGGCTTGTTTTGGTTTTTCATCTTACTGACAATTTTTTTAGCCTGATTCACAATTTCAGGGTTGTTTGAATGAAAGGTGATATCATTTCCATTTAAAAAGATAAACCGCCAGCTGTTTTTTACAAAAGAATACCAGGTTTTTGAAAGGTTAAGCTTTTCAGGTACTTTTTCCAGAAATTCATTGTTAACCTCCAAATCGTGATTCCCGATGACATGAAAAATTTCATTTTTTGATTGATTTAAAATAGGGATCAATGTTTCGTAACTTGATAAATTTCTGTCAATGAGATCTCCCAGACCAACTACAAATTCGATATTTTCATTTTGATTAAAAAAGGTGATACATTCGTTTAATTTATCAGGAGAGTTTTTGTAGAAACGTGTGTTCCGGGTTTCACAGTCACAGTATTGGCAGTCGGCAAAAACACCAAATTCTGTTTGCGATTTTACGGGTTGACTATAACTCATGATCAAAAAAATGATACTGATTTGAATCGTTGATTTAATTTTCATTTGTTTTTCGATTGGTTTACTAATTTAGCGTAATTATTGATTTTTAATGTTATGAAAAAATTAACAGTTGTAATTTTAAGTTTGTTTATCGTCATTTCCTGTTTGGGCCAGGATAAAATGGAAAAGAAGGACAGGGCTGAAATCAGTAGTTTGCTAAAAAAACAGGTTGATGCATGGAACGCGGGCAATTTGGAAAAGTTTATGGAAACATACTGGAACTCGGATAGCCTGGTGTTTGTGGGAGGAAATGGCCCGACTTACGGTTGGCAAAGAACGCTCGAAAATTATAAAAAAAGATACCCGACACGAGCTGAAATGGGGGAAACCCATTTTAAGATTCTAAGAATGTCGAAGATTGACGATAAAACAGTTTTTGTAATTGGTCGTTACGAATTAACGCGGGAAATGGGAAACTTAGCCGGGCATTTTACCCTGGTAATTCAGAATATAGACGGAAAATGGTTGATTATAAGTGATCATTCCAGCGCTGAGAATTGAAATTAAACGTAAATCATTTTTTGCGTCATTCCTCCATCGACAATAAAATTCTGTCCGGTTATAAAACTGTTTTCCGGGTTTAGTAAAAACAGAACCATGTTCGAAATATCTTTCGCATTTCCCACACGGCCTGCGGGATGTTGTTTTTTGTCTTCTTCAGTTTGTTGATATTTTTTTGCTTCCGATTTTTTTCGAATTCCGGAAACATCAATCCAACCGGGGCTGATAGAATTCACCCTGATTTCAGGCCCTAAACTCATAGCCAGTGCATGGGTCAAAGAATAGATTCCTCCTTTGCTGGCAGAATAAGCTTCTGTGTTTGGCTCCGACTGAAAAGCACGGGTTGAACTCATATTGATAATACTTCCTTTACTTTTTTTGAGAAAAGGTGCAGCATATTTTGCACACAAGAATGTTCCCGAAAGGTTTACTGAGATTACGCGATTCCACGCTTCAAAAGTGAGTTCCACCATGGGTTTGTTATCATGAATGGCAGCGTTGTTTATTAATCCCGATATATTTCCAAATTTTTTATTTGACGCTGAAATGGATTGCTGAACGTTTTTTTCATCTGCAACATCGGTTCGGAAAAAAGCCATATTTGTTGAGTTTACTTCCGATTGAAACTCTTTAATGGCTTCATCGTCTATTTCAAAAACAGAAACGGAATATTCATTTTTTAGCAATTCCTGCGACACAATTTTCCCAATTCCCTGTGCTCCACCGGTTACAATGATGTTTTTATTCATTTTGTTTGTTTTTTTTGAAAACGATTCTTAAAGTCAGTTCCGATTCAACAGGTATTCCATTAATGGTTTTCGCCTTCCATTTTGGACCGTTAAAAATAAGTTGCTTCGCTTTTTCAAACAGTTCGGAATCCGCGTTGTTTTTATTCTCAATGTTTTTAATCTCGCCGCTTGTGTTTATTGAAAGCCTTACTTTTACTACTTCTTTTTTTGATGAATATTTTTCCTGTAAAATGGCCTTCTCTTTTAAATATTTTTTCAAAGCAGCCATTCCTTCATCAGGCCGCGCATTTTGAATATCTTTAGTTTCCTGTTGTTCGTTGCTGATGCCGTACCCAATTGCAACAACTTCATCAAGTGCTAACTGCGAAGCTTCTAAACCCACAATGATGACAGAATCATTTGTTGGATAAAATTCCGTATTTTCCATTCCAATAAAGCTGGCAATCAGGGCACTGTCGTTTTTATTTGTTAGCTGTAGTGTGAAAGTTCCATCCATGCCGGAAACGGTACCGTTTGAGGTTCCTTTTTCTGCAATAACAGCACCGGGGAGCGGCAAACTGTCAGCCAAAGAAATTACTTTTCCGCGAACCACTTTTCCCGCTTTTAGCGCAGAATTTGTTATTTGTGAAAATTGAACTGCATCACTGTCCGGCGCTTTCGAAGTTCTTCTCAAACTACTTACTCCGCGAATAACGACCGGAGTTTTTTTCTGTTCTGCACTTTTT
This genomic interval carries:
- a CDS encoding metallophosphoesterase, coding for MKIKSTIQISIIFLIMSYSQPVKSQTEFGVFADCQYCDCETRNTRFYKNSPDKLNECITFFNQNENIEFVVGLGDLIDRNLSSYETLIPILNQSKNEIFHVIGNHDLEVNNEFLEKVPEKLNLSKTWYSFVKNSWRFIFLNGNDITFHSNNPEIVNQAKKIVSKMKNQNKPNSFDWNGGIGDEQLVWMESQLEEAQTKNQKVILFCHYPLLPLEAHTLWNSEEVLAILQKYKCVKCWMNGHNHAGNYMLWEGIHFLNLTGMVETENTNSFAIVKIENNNIIINGFGNEPDRTLQIY
- a CDS encoding YybH family protein, whose product is MKKLTVVILSLFIVISCLGQDKMEKKDRAEISSLLKKQVDAWNAGNLEKFMETYWNSDSLVFVGGNGPTYGWQRTLENYKKRYPTRAEMGETHFKILRMSKIDDKTVFVIGRYELTREMGNLAGHFTLVIQNIDGKWLIISDHSSAEN
- a CDS encoding SDR family oxidoreductase, producing the protein MNKNIIVTGGAQGIGKIVSQELLKNEYSVSVFEIDDEAIKEFQSEVNSTNMAFFRTDVADEKNVQQSISASNKKFGNISGLINNAAIHDNKPMVELTFEAWNRVISVNLSGTFLCAKYAAPFLKKSKGSIINMSSTRAFQSEPNTEAYSASKGGIYSLTHALAMSLGPEIRVNSISPGWIDVSGIRKKSEAKKYQQTEEDKKQHPAGRVGNAKDISNMVLFLLNPENSFITGQNFIVDGGMTQKMIYV
- a CDS encoding carboxypeptidase-like regulatory domain-containing protein, translating into MPKNKKHISNEDFQRYLSNQMTDAERNAFEREMQKNPFEAEALEGMQQFLADDIQQDLDELSKRIAQKKKRNTPIWAAAATILLLISVGIIWFQLRDTSPLPEMAEIKTTEIQQEKSTPENEEIKAPGPEVQEQGKGKAKTEESVKIKESEKITPRAAKTVKPMEDEISLEFEDSNVEESFPQQAVNVAKSEGKKVEEPPKMAAAKVEKSAEQKKTPVVIRGVSSLRRTSKAPDSDAVQFSQITNSALKAGKVVRGKVISLADSLPLPGAVIAEKGTSNGTVSGMDGTFTLQLTNKNDSALIASFIGMENTEFYPTNDSVIIVGLEASQLALDEVVAIGYGISNEQQETKDIQNARPDEGMAALKKYLKEKAILQEKYSSKKEVVKVRLSINTSGEIKNIENKNNADSELFEKAKQLIFNGPKWKAKTINGIPVESELTLRIVFKKNKQNE